The following are from one region of the Andrena cerasifolii isolate SP2316 chromosome 1, iyAndCera1_principal, whole genome shotgun sequence genome:
- the LOC143367823 gene encoding natterin-3-like encodes MTGYKWVRYTGARYTVPGMISVGKDLDGTNLVVGRALHHGDMLPAKVKPEHGVAYVCHDGREHTKHDFEILMPADFKWIHACHGHVPEDAVEAGRTVDGEMLYVGRAFHNGVPCMGKIQRSHGVLYVPYDGKEVPFRDYEVLVQN; translated from the exons ATGACCG GGTATAAGTGGGTTAGATACACGGGTGCCCGTTACACGGTACCAGGAATGATTTCAGTCGGCAAGGATTTGGATGGCACGAATCTCGTCGTCGGGCGTGCTTTGCACCATGGCGACATGCTTCCTGCAAAAGTGAAACCGGAACACGGCGTTGCTTATGTCTGCCACGATGGTCGCGAGCACACGAAACATGATTTCGAG ATTCTGATGCCTGCTGATTTTAAATGGATTCATGCGTGCCATGGCCACGTCCCAGAAGACGCGGTCGAAGCTGGAAGAACGGTGGATGGAGAGATGCTTTATGTCGGCCGCGCGTTTCACAACGGCGTACCATGCATGGGAAAG ATCCAGAGAAGTCACGGTGTACTGTACGTACCATACGATGGCAAGGAAGTTCCATTTAGGGATTATGAAGTTTTGGTGCAAAACTAA